The genomic stretch AAAACAACTGTGCACTTGGTGGATtgccctgctagcagagtcgctcttcgatctttcctagataagtcgggaaagaggaagcGACGTTGCGGACATCTTCTAGATCGTTTGATCTCCCAATCATCCAGCTTTTTGGATGAGTCAGACAAGTCGTCATACTGGATAAACCAGTTTTATCTGTGCACGCACGCATATTCTGGAGTTTTGCTGACTCTTTCTGCGCCCACGctccataacaaaacaaatagctgCCGCTTCAATTTCATGCTGCaggaattttgagaaaattatagATTGAACGTTAAGTTTTAGCAAAATGGGAAAATGCACCCAGATTCgagatggattttttttggatTTAACCATGGAGTTAGGCGAttttacttgcgtgaacggatccacaaTCCAGTAAGTGTTACGCAAAGTTCTTGGAAAGACAAACAAATGggttttgaatgaaaatatttaaGAAACAATATCTAATGCTTATTCTTTTGTGTTTGCTATaacattaattcaaaataagatCATGAGGCTACAGAATCCATGTTGCATTTAAATGATCGATGCTAGCGCTTTTACAGCTGTTTGTATGTACCTGTGATGCCAAAAACATCTTtggattttgtgtttttctacgacgtcaatcaaaatctgaAGAAGCCGCTCTTTCTTCGTGCGCTTTCTCGCCTTCACATCTTAGCGAACCTCTTAGGAAAAAAAAGGTCGTAGTTTGTGATTTGTggttggtggatttcgatccgttttgtttgtGTCTGTGTTTCAAGCTtagttgctttgtttttgaaaagcacagtaaGTTTTACCTTCTTAGctctaagattttttttaacttctttacaCTGAAACATGGCGAGTTTAGATTCCAAAGGTGAAATTGTTCCTATAGAGCTTCCAAATCCAGAGGAGACACAGCTACGGAAGGGTAAAAACGAACCGGTACGTTCCCGCTAACGTTTACATTTGCTGACAAACGCAGTGGATGCTACGGTAacggtttgattgacgtcgcagaaaaatttgaatttggagcatGCTCAATATGAATTGTCGAGGATGTCGGCAgagcattctcgtccccagagcccttcgtttcttggtcacgtggtcgggAAACGAGGGGCTGCAActggtcggttacaaattaagccgagtggctctggggacggaAATGGTCGGCAGaggttccttcctcttcccgacttatctaggaagatcgaatgagactctgttcgcagggtattGGTCTCAGCCTTTGCCATCAGTGCACGACTTTTCTTCATCCAGTTCTTGGATGCGCTTTTAAGAATTCCTCCGGGACTCACCTTTGACAAATCGAGAGATCAACAAATATTGACAGGATGAAAATTCACTTTTCGGAGCAAGTTAAGTGACCGCTGTAATCTCTCGTCTTAGCTCTCTAACATATATCACTCGCGGattcagaccttcagataaggggtgGGCCCGGTCATTCAGATCCTGGGATAAAGGGAAGGGGGGAAAAGGAgggcaggggagggggggggggcggtctcaaaaaattttttttcgtgcTCCTCGAGCCTTAGTTTGGTCTGAAAAGAAGGGGAACCCCAGGCCTCCCGGGCCCTTGCCCTGGATCCGCCTCTGTATATGATCAAAGTAGTCACGTTTCCTAACGCCTCGTGACCACCAATAAATCGAATTACGCAACAAAGAAACCTGCCTGCAGCTGTACACTGGCAACATGGGTTGACGTCACCATCGACTATTTTGCCGCCAACTTTCCACATCGGAAGGTCTTTGTATTTGCAATAGTGTGAAGCCTTACGCAGTAGTCTATACATTGCTCATTTCTTGCACATACTCTCCTAATTTCGTTACCCACGCAAAGGCAGTGAAACTCCAGCTCATTTAAAACGTAAGCGGTGATATATTGCACGGAGAAAGAagtcacaaaaatacaataTTCATCGTTTTGCACCTGCCTTAGAAGGCGGCCAAAAGAGTACACTTAACTTGAACCCGAATCTATTAACCttgtatttgcatttttgtcaGACCTTTTCCGGTTAACTTCGGCGTCCTTTTTTGGAAACTTATTTATGCACGTTTAGtattagactttcaaaaaagtccttcgtcggatttcatatggcgCGGGACGAAGGTCGACCTCTCGCGACCTCCTCGCTCGCTGTCGGCCGCTTCGCAGCCAAACAAGGCTCGCTCCTTGTGTGGAGGTGGGAACAGCAGGTCTTAATTGTCACTTGCCAACACCTCTTCACACATGACCACCCATTAACAGAGGGGTAGAGAGAAAATCATTACAGCAGTGAAAGTTAAAGTGAACCTAAGTGCACACATTCTCTCTCACCGATCTCCTCAAGTTCATGACGTCCACAGAACGTTAAGATTACGTCATTTGAATCATGCGCATAGGCGTTGTTGGTACAGTGAAATTTTTCCTCCGCCGCGAAGCCAGATGCTCTTTTCTTGAACAGAAACTCGCCACCCGTGAGTAAAAGACGGAAGTTTCTTTTACGTGACTTTGCAGCTGGGTCATTGAAATTTGCAACGTATAGAACATTCGCTTACTCCccgaattaattttgtttacgTCGAGAATATCGTCACTGTTTTCTCCTGGGACTCttgaaattaaaactaaaattaaaactgaaatttcgCCTGGAATAATTCCCAATTCTTCACGTGAACGAACAGACAGCAGACGGTTAACAGAGCGAGGGATTAAAATAAAAGCCACGCAAGCTCACGTACTCGACTTGAATTCACGCTCCATCTCACACTCAAGTAACGCTTACGCCTACACACACTCCATCGCGCATATACTGATATTTGGAGACGGGACATCTAAAATCCCATTCTGGCTCATCATCTTCCTCTTATTCATGGGTAACCTGGAATATGGAACCGGTCATTCTGAAAGCCACTCTCGTAGGTTAACTTCTTCTTTGTAGCGACTAACCGTATTACGAAACCGTAAGGAAAAATCTTTGATAAGATCTCGCGAGCTCTTCGACTGTTCTAGGAGCACCGGCTacgaccgaatgtttccaaatacgtctgaattgtctcaaatggttttctctatgaTTTTGAAGCcagtttggttaatttggagctgccctaaaaactatttatcccTTCGTATGTTATAAGAGAACATTGTTTGTctcgaaagttttaggtggctttttcgtttTATCCTAAACTGTTAGCTACCCTGCAGCTGATCGGTCCGGTCGAAAGAACAAGGAAATGGAGTAGCCgtattttctttagaaaattcCAGGGGACATTAACCTTTGTCGGCTTTTAAACTAAGTTCTTAGGAGACCGTTGTTAACAAATCTCAATATCTTGCTTagataaaatgtgaaaaatataGTAGGCAAGTTAGTAGAAAAAATCCGAATTACTTAGACGACCATATAATGGAGCGGTTATCCAGGGATTTGctctttcgaacagatattttacggATAGAAGTCCTCGAGTGTCCCCGTTACTGTGTTTGAGAAATGAGTTCAGATCCTTAATAATTAGCTGGACTGAACAAGTTCTAGTCTGTGCATATCATGATGAGTAGATGTTTTGATATACGCATTATTtacaataaacaacatttctCGTCACTTTTAGCATCTTACGAAGATGAAAAGCCTCTATGCAATTTTCAGGAAGACCATATTGTCTGGGATCGGCATTATACGCTCAAGGTAAGCTTAAAATACAAATTAAGTGATTTGCATAACAAATTTCCTGTTTTGGGTAAAACTGGTTCgcaatagactacgagtagtccccatttttcctcagggataggagagcgcgcgtgaaaatcaccccacgcgtctcgcctttctcacgtgaggtgattttcacgcgcgctcgcgtttcgctcgctctactatccctgatcGAGGAATAattggggactactcgtagtctaggctCGGAATAATTTGGGTTTTAACACctttcagtttgaaaatgaatttactGCAGGAAATTCTAATTAGAAGAAGTATAAAATAACTCCTTAActcttttcatcatttttgtcaaattCCTAAGATAATCATTAATTTCACCTATATCCAGAAATGTACATGACCCGGCCCCTTCAGGCACTTCACTTGACTTCACTTTGATTCCTtgtaattttaatatattttacttCATGTTTCAAAGAATTACTTGCATTTGGATTACGATTATCGCTAGGATAGGGGAGACTTTGTGATGTCTATTGTAACCATTATGAATCTCATAACAGTGTATTTCTGGGcataatttgttaatttttaggGGCTGTCAAATCGCGTTACCATTGTCTCTCccatccaagacagtcttggattctggattccatattGTGGATTCAGGATTCTAGGATCTGTATTCCGGATACTTTGTCGGTGGAACTTACATCAGTCGTTggcaggattccggattcctttgAGCTGAGATCCGGATTCCAAAGCACAAGATTCTTGTTTCTACAAACTCTCGAATCCAGATTAAATTACATGGGGCGAATTACACactatacgtttctgggaaactgcccacctaccccttccctaagccgaCACGgcttaacacttacttctcacttaaggcaaaatgttggcttagggaaggggtaggtgggaatATTCCTAGAAACGTATATAATGATGCCATTATCATGCCAATTTTCATACTGTGTTATCAAAGAAGTATGTCATATTCTTTGTGCACAGGATTTGTCCCGTATCGAGGTGAAGATTCAAAGCATCGAAAGTCCAACTTCGTTGAGCGACAACTTTTTCGTTCCCATTACAGAAGACAAAGAGCGATGTCGCTCTCCAGAACTCCTATACCCACCTATTGCGAATATAGCAGAGGTATTTAACGTATTTGTTACTACGCTGTACAGTACTTTgaaccgcggcaggattagctcagtacAAGAGAGAAAATTAGACATAGagggaatcttagggcgttggcTAGGATATGTGAATTTCCTAAAGTcatttttagaggttgtaagTAAACGGAAGTCTATTTTCTCGGATGTGCGCAGATTTAAATCGATGGTTTGAAATATTATCGAGTCCTTTGACTAGCTCAAAGCGAAAAATACAGAATATTATAATGGCGACTCGGTTAAATTCTCTCTTGAACTGGCAATGAATGAAAATTTGCGAAACTCCCCGGAAATCAACTTCCGATTAATTTAAGCGTTCATTGatccaaaaataactttggtgaaatttgcATACCCAAGAGCTAGACTTGGAGCgaacgaaacgcgagcgcgcatgaaaatcaacccacgcgGGAAAGGCGAGACGTGGCGGTGAGAGAGAAAAGTGAGgaactacagacaaagcccaagcttttgacctTATGCGTTGTTCTCACATTTTTCTCTCTAGTCTCAccgccgcgtctcgcctttctctcgtgggttgattttcacggGCGCTCGcgttcgctcgctctactatccctgaggatggggactactcgtagtatACCCAAGGGCTGGACTGAGCGTTCCCTTCTCTGActattattctctcttggtagaGCGCcaacctcgttctcagggtCCTCTCCTTCTCTTTTTCGgagcgagaagaccctgggaacgagggtAGGAATAGCTCTTGACTGCAGAACGGCTGGACGTCATGGGTTCGATTTCCGGGGCCAGACCAATaccagggtcttaaaataaccggGAAATGAAAGTACTTCCTTCATttccttcgcgtggctcggatgactaCGAAAAATGTCAGTTCCGTCTCCTGAAGGAGACGTGAAAGTAGTATCCACAATGAATACTTTCATGCATGATACATTGATACTCAAAtcaagaaccttttttttgtaagacgAATTACCTTCAGAGTCTTCCGCCAGTAAACAGTCCGTAAAAGGTTTTGTAACGTACATGCAAAACCAAACTGGACTACATTACGAGTTGAAACTGTTTGACAGGTTCCGGTGCGGTAACGAATCAACGTTTGGACTAGAGTACCTAAGGGTATAACTACAGTATCAACGAACAATTTAAGTagcaacaaaaaattatatatattttttttggttttgccttCTTACGACAGACAAAGGAAAGATTGCCTTCACCGTGCGACTCCGGCAGATCTTCGCCAATCTTCGTTTCGGGATACGAAGCCGAGCGACAACGAAACGACATTAAGCAGTTTGGACGAGAAGCAGCTTGTAAGTTAGCTGAAAGACGAGCGGAGTATGCAAAAAGAAGAATGGAACAAGTACAAGAGGAGACTGTCATAATCGAGGTAATAATTGCGCTGAAATTAAATCTCAACTAATAATGAACTCTATAGGGCCAAAATTCGATTAAACCTTGTTTCCAGGGTTATAATCGAAACGTGTCAAAAATAGTATGCCCATGccacaaggaaaaataaaaagccaCAAACTCCATCGACGTCACCTTTTTAAACAATGACGAGTTTCTACTTTGTACAACACTTTTATTGGCAGCATCTCTTATTTTTGTCCATAAAATTACCGTGAAATGTCAAAGACAAGAGGCAGGAGAAGCTAACTAAAGGTGCTAGCCGGGCTCAATTCCCAGCTCGCGCTGTTCCGGAAAGCCTCAAGGTGGCGGGGTATTCTGTAGTTACCACAAGACAGGTTTTCTGGTTTAGAGAACAGGCGTTAAACGATATTCTTTTTTTGTCCAATACTTTAGCGTAACATAGAGGAAGCCATCATCAACAAGCTAGAACTACTTAAAATGGCCGACGAGTTAGAAAAGCAAAGGGAATTCTTCAAAGGCCGAAAAGCTAAATTATGGCGGCGATGTGCAAACATGGCGGAAATTTTGGCCAAAGAAGAGACTGAAGCAGCATTATGGCAGCAAAGATATAAGAAAGCTATAATGGTTGCGCCAGGGAACATGGCATTTTTCTGAACAGCATACATTCATGTTGCTAAAAGCCATGCGCAGTGCCGTCACAGCACGACAGCCTCGTTCTGGAATCAAGGTTGATAGAACCGAACCAGAGAAATGCCCCGTCAGCTCAAGGAAATCGAGCATAATGTATCGTCAAGTTTgtattgaaatttgaaaaaaggaacATTGCAACCTGAGGAACTTAATACCAAAGAGAAAGACTTAAAACAGATTTGTGACAAAATTAATAGAGGCTTCAACAACCGATCAAGACAATGATCAGTACCGAAAACAACGTCCATTACACAAGAAAGACGCAAGCAGCTCATGATGGCGCTTAATCTTATTTACTATTTGTCAAGTCATTTCAGATAATTTCTTCCTAAATCACCTCTAGATTAGACTTTCATAACAACAAAGAGAACGATGAATGTCaataataagaaagaaaaaacattgaaaattatGACAGAAGAGATTGAAGA from Porites lutea chromosome 1, jaPorLute2.1, whole genome shotgun sequence encodes the following:
- the LOC140934482 gene encoding uncharacterized protein; this encodes MASLDSKGEIVPIELPNPEETQLRKASYEDEKPLCNFQEDHIVWDRHYTLKDLSRIEVKIQSIESPTSLSDNFFVPITEDKERCRSPELLYPPIANIAETKERLPSPCDSGRSSPIFVSGYEAERQRNDIKQFGREAACKLAERRAEYAKRRMEQVQEETVIIERNIEEAIINKLELLKMADELEKQREFFKGRKAKLWRRCANMAEILAKEETEAALWQQRYKKAIMVAPGNMAFF